Proteins found in one Brevibacillus brevis genomic segment:
- a CDS encoding YraN family protein, with product MSDRRRLLGQRGEQLAEGYLVNKGFLIVDRNVRTKRGEMDLIARDGNCLVFIEVRTRSSQFFGTAGESITWKKKQKLRELAIEYLQKASQPIPVFRFDVIAIYTGTSTQGGDFTNPVIEHYESAF from the coding sequence ATGAGTGATCGCCGCCGTCTTCTTGGTCAAAGAGGAGAACAGCTTGCTGAAGGATATTTAGTGAACAAGGGTTTCCTCATTGTTGATCGAAATGTTCGAACAAAACGTGGGGAAATGGATTTGATTGCTCGAGACGGTAATTGCTTGGTTTTCATTGAGGTTCGAACGAGAAGCAGCCAATTTTTTGGAACAGCGGGCGAGTCCATTACGTGGAAGAAGAAACAGAAGCTGCGTGAGCTTGCCATCGAATACTTGCAAAAAGCCTCACAGCCAATCCCGGTCTTTCGTTTTGATGTCATTGCGATTTACACCGGTACATCAACGCAAGGTGGAGACTTCACGAACCCAGTCATTGAGCATTATGAGAGTGCTTTCTAA
- a CDS encoding EscU/YscU/HrcU family type III secretion system export apparatus switch protein: MKPPSSSEQKRKQAVALKYQAGTMEAPKVVAKGKGYVADNILKTAKEHDIPVQEDPSLVEVLGKLDLDQQIPPELYQVVAEILAFVYRIDKGGGTKS; the protein is encoded by the coding sequence ATGAAGCCGCCATCCTCATCAGAGCAAAAACGAAAACAGGCAGTTGCACTAAAATATCAGGCGGGTACCATGGAAGCGCCAAAGGTTGTGGCAAAAGGCAAGGGGTACGTGGCTGATAATATCCTGAAGACAGCGAAGGAGCATGATATACCGGTACAGGAGGATCCATCACTTGTAGAGGTTTTGGGCAAGCTGGATTTGGATCAACAAATACCCCCGGAGCTGTATCAAGTTGTGGCAGAAATCCTTGCTTTTGTCTATCGCATCGATAAAGGCGGAGGAACCAAATCATGA
- a CDS encoding ribonuclease HII, with protein MNLADMSIKEIRVTMEKLDEVPKDFLQLLKEDKRAGVQALAKQAEAALARQEKLAQMWADMTVYEKAMFDKGHQYIFGVDEVGRGPLAGPVVACAVCLPKDFYLPGLNDSKKIPVSTREAFCEIIQRDALAVGIGIVDAARIDAINILAATKEAMKLAIQQAGKSPDALLIDAVQLTGMDCEQVPIIGGDAKSVSIAAASIVAKVTRDRLMAQYAEQYPAYGFDKHAGYGTPEHLAAIARFGPTPIHRKTFTGVKEHA; from the coding sequence ATGAATCTAGCGGATATGTCGATAAAAGAAATACGAGTGACGATGGAAAAGTTGGACGAGGTACCCAAAGATTTTTTACAATTGCTGAAAGAAGATAAAAGAGCGGGTGTACAGGCTCTGGCGAAGCAGGCAGAAGCAGCGCTTGCACGCCAAGAAAAGCTCGCGCAGATGTGGGCTGACATGACCGTCTATGAAAAAGCGATGTTTGATAAAGGCCATCAATACATATTCGGGGTAGATGAGGTCGGACGAGGACCATTGGCTGGACCAGTTGTCGCGTGTGCCGTGTGCCTGCCCAAGGATTTTTACTTGCCAGGCCTGAATGACTCGAAGAAGATACCTGTATCCACTCGAGAGGCTTTTTGCGAAATCATTCAAAGAGATGCACTTGCTGTGGGTATCGGAATTGTCGATGCAGCAAGAATCGATGCGATCAATATATTAGCTGCTACAAAAGAGGCGATGAAGCTGGCAATCCAGCAGGCAGGGAAATCTCCAGATGCATTACTGATTGACGCCGTACAGCTAACCGGAATGGATTGCGAGCAGGTTCCGATTATCGGTGGAGATGCCAAGAGTGTCTCGATTGCGGCCGCATCGATTGTAGCGAAGGTCACCCGTGATCGATTGATGGCCCAGTATGCCGAACAATATCCAGCCTATGGCTTTGACAAACACGCAGGCTACGGCACTCCTGAGCATCTGGCAGCAATCGCCCGATTTGGACCTACGCCGATTCATCGCAAGACATTTACTGGTGTAAAAGAACACGCATAA